CGTAATGAGTTGTTACTGTGCCACGTCGTTATTAAATGTTACCTCAGCATGCCACAACGCGAaaaatttaacgccgtccacAGCAATTAACGACAAGAacattattgactcaattttacataaataggaACCCAATTGAACACTTTCAAAATACGAGGACCTAATTGATGTAAATATGCAcaaatagggacctccgaatctattaaacctaaaagaaaatagtggggaggtgcagAAGCACTTGagatggtggagggagcaacacccgtGAAACAGGCCTCACACTGTTCCCTCAAGTCTAGGAACTAAGAGAAGCACATATTGTTACTTCTTGTAcctctattatttttttacctgTACCTCCATTCAGTATACGAAATAGATGTACATAAAAATTGGAGGAGCGTAGGAAGTAACTGTCAACCTAGAGAGGGCAGGCCAACTTATTGAACCTTGAGGAATTGTTACTTCTTGAAGAGTGTTTCTTTATGCATCTCCAACACTTTTCCATGCATTTCCAAGTAGACATTTTAATCCttcattaaatgaaaaaaataaataagtaaaaagtaattattgtttaccaaatgtaatttaattcttaGTTATATTTCTTGAAATCTTGCATACGCAAGACGAAGTTCGGTTTCTctattatagtttatttatttctttttaattattctatCTCTCTTGTTTGGTGTTTCCTTTCCctttatttgtttgttgtttttgttattggTGGTCCTCTGATATTGAGTTTTGTGGGTGGTCTTGTTGTTTGTAGtgttgttcatcttcttcttaaatataagtttatttcGATTAAGAAATTTGtcggattttgaaattcgattaGAAAGCCAACGAATTTCATAACTAATCGAATTTCAAATTCGGTTAAAAaaccaccaaattttgaaatccgatTACggaaatcataaattttaaaatctggtTAAGGTTTTCGTCAGATTTAGAAATTTGGATAAGCTCTTACCAAATTTCTTCATTCGGTTACTACTTTCAATTAGAGATGTCAAAACGGATCACCCGGCccaacccgacccgacccaccacgggttggtcacttagtgagccaacccatcccgactcatttattagcgagccagaaaaatttgaacccgagccgacccaccacgggttggtgggtaaacgggttggctcacttagttacaattttttttaaataaaaaaaattacaaactttctataattcaaatctaaagaAATTTCACTTCCAAATTTCAGCTCCtaacatgggtgtttaattaattttgaaaataaagaacttaaataattttttcaagcaaaaacaaaataataaatatttttttataaaattaaaattaaaatttaataaaataaaattaggtaggtgggttggtgggccaacccggcccaccacgggttcaacctgcATGAGCCGAgtttaaatgagccgggttgaaatctgacccgcataaaaaaatacaattttttcaaatccaatccagctcaaacccgtggtggaccgGGTTGGCCcgcgggttgtgacccattttgacagctctactttcaatttttataattcttttaatttttttttgcttttaattttatttataatttgtttttttgtagTAATTTGTTGaggtattattattagttttattacgAATGAAGTAAGGTATTGAATGGTGGATATATTGTGTTATAAATGCTTATATTATAAGATAGAAGATCTCTTTTTTGTTTGAAGGATTTACAAGTAAAGTTGAGTTTGGTATCAGGTTTCTCTTCTTTCATCAATGAAGTGTGTCAagcaaattatataaataattttacaaatgaTCAAATATTTCTCACAGGTGATGACTTAGTTGAATTAGTTCGAGTGATTACTCTTCAATTAATGATGATGTTGGGTCATGATAAATACATTTATTAGAGTAAATGTGTCGACGAATATGAGATGGTAAATGACCTATTTTGGACACATATAATGAAATGAAATCATTGAATGCATTTAATATCGTTTTCTTAATGGATACGACGTACAAAATCATCAAATATTGGCTCTCATCACTTTAGATACTTGGGTGACATCTACAAAGTTGACATTCTCAGCgatctttgtattttttatcaagtgaatggaaaaataattttacttagaCATTGAAAAGACTTAGAGGattatttatgatatataagAGTAATGCACAAATTATTGTTAATACGACGTAGAACCGAGTTTAATGAATGTTATTGAGACTGTATTCATTTAAATGTTATCTTCTATCACTAAAAATCATGGAGAGGAAAAGGGGTGCAGGGTGACTAGGgattcaaaaatttcaatccAAAATCAGTGTGGTACTATTTGAAAATTTGGAGATGTACAGAGAAACAATTGGAATTTCACGAAGAAACACTCCTTCTTGCATCCTATAAATTTTCTTCAACCATCATAGCTTTTCGattactttttcattaattaagagTGAGTGAATGTTTCTCAGAAAAGTGAGTGAAAGTGAGTGAGTGTTTTccgaaaaaatattttaagaagaatttaatgtatttcagaaaataaaatccaaaacaaTGAGGTgctgaaaaaaaattgatagagTAAACAAAGAAAGTCACATTTTAattcaaacttaattttaaaaaagtttatctGGACGTTTAAACCACTAAATCAATGTAAATAGTCTCAGTTACAAATTGACGTCACAATTTTGTTTAAGCTACAATTCTCCCCTAACTCATTTTTTAATCCTTTATCACCCTTTCTgtctttttaatattgtttttgaaaaataaagaaaatacaataattttattgatcTCGATAGAATTTATGAAATattgtcacaataaataaacccgtatataaattaataaaatgtcaggtaaaaagtaaaattgtaaatgataaaaaacattttatgttcttaaaatttgaaaataaatattaaaataaataaaaatgatcattagaaaaaaaaaagataaagtatATTATGTTAAATAGATTGGCATTGTATAAAATTGTAATGCTATGTACAACTTTTACCAGTGTTTCGAGTAATGAGAAAGCAGTAGATATTGGTGAACTGAGTGAAAAATAATGacaatgaatttaattaaaatgcatTTATCAtggtgaaataaaaataaacagttAATGCATTTAGTTTGAAAAGGCTACGACTTTGTTGGGTAAAGCCAATTAATTTGTCTAAAGGAAAAAtgcatgaaaataattaaatattgttgGGTCATTCATCACTAAAATTCTTCCATGTGAGACAGTGCAACCAATTCGGCTAATATCCACCACTAAGACCAAGTTTAGTTAGATAGAATAATAGTTTAAGCAATCAGAAAATAGATTACGAATCACTCACCTCTCAAATCATTATACGCTATAACTATGAATATtctaagtttttatatatattaatattattatgtaatcCAAGCAatcattaaaattatactttatttataaaatgttatttgtaaATGATATTTATTCCCTTActtaaatgatttaattattttgagataaatattgaaatctcattattatttatttaattttctcatctaatcaaatataaaatatgttagtaAAAAAAACCATATAAAATTAGACAAAAATTGGAAATGGAGTACCATCACACTTGTATATtacaacaaataataacatatgTACCTTCACCGtacacaaatataaataatgtaagTTATTTGAGTTTAGGAAACACAACTACATATCCACATTTTtatcttgtatttttattttatataattttgaatattccGATCAACTATATTTAAAATGTCTACTGAGACGTTTGCAGTGAGTGTAAGTATTAGTTGGAAGGAAGAATGTATCAAAAGGATATTATATTTCgaaattttattctattttccttcaaataaacactaaaaagatattttctttaattttgagatatacaaaataaaagacaaaagtaactacatataataaatattacaagtaatatcaatttttaatattaagataTTGGTCATGCTGACATACATCATCTTGAACCACTTATTGGCAACCACGCGTTACTATGGAAAGGTTCATTCATCTTTACAGATATCTTGACGTTCTCGCACGTTTCTTTCCTTCGTCTACCGAcacacctttttctttttctttttttcaattaaattttaaggttAAAGGATTAACGataattgttttatgtttatgGTTCAAACGGGCTTTTTCGTCACCACAACGGGATTATTGGATGAGAAACGCTGAAACGGAAATTaagaatattaacaaaatattcgCAGGTTAACCAGTAAATTAATAATAGTATTATTAACCAGACATTGACCTACTATCCTTTTCATGCAATCTACAGTTGAGAGAAAACAGAATTTATAAATGCAAAATAACGATATTTTTCAAAGAAACTTGTCATtatttgcataattttttttatatttatatatacaagaCTTGTTTCTATATGATGGTTGGCAAGTATTTATATCATATATTCATTGCAAATTTGACTTTGACCTTCTGTCGATTTCCATCACTCtggttccttttttttttctttcaaattgatgttataatactttatttttcagTTAAATACATGAGTAAACAAAATACTTTGCTTTCCGTTgcgaaataaagaaaataaacataagaTCAATTAACGTTAACATACGAATCACAAGGCTTGCATGATTCTATGCAAAAAATGAAGCTATAGCTGTTATATGTTGTGAACTAATAAgaataagtaaaatatatattacgaccctcgaatattttttattgtttcccgtgttagatttaaaaattaaaaaaagagtaaagaaaatggattttttttttgtaatgtaaaataataaaatgctTTTTCAACTCAAGTACAGTCAAAAGGTTAAACTAGTGTCAAAGAACAAAAGAATCAGTGGTGTATTTTTTTAAGCCAACAAATTACCATTGTTAAACAAATTTTCTCGTATAATCAATACTCGATATTTATTTCTGTTTCAGTCTTTTTGATAAGTTATCATAATTAGTCAATGAAAGATTATACATTTTTTGCGTGcaaggaaaataaatatatgtatatttaattaatgaatttttttattattattcaccTTAAAAGCATTTCATGGTTAGATCTGCATAGTAATGTCAGTAAGGAATCAATACGGTATCAAATCATATCAACCCAGTGATTCAGTCTTGTAGATTAAACTAAAGTAAACCTCCACGTGCATGAACATAGGATCAAAACCAAAATGACCGCGAATTATTACAGTGGGgcagaaaaaggaaaaagaagaggatCCCAACGAAGAACAAGGAATGGTACTTCATATACACAGAAATTTATTATCAAGTTGAAATAAAAAGTTGAGGAATTCACCACCCAACATATGGAAACTCTTTCTATGCACAGTTATTCGATCGTTGATACAGTAACAAAGGCACAATTACAACGACAACTGCCTTTCACTTCAAAATTCACCCTTTCCTCCTCCTAGTTTGAATCAGCATCGCCTTATTTATGTTCGCTTCAAATCTGTACCAATCTACATAAAAAATCTTGTCACCCTTGCATTAAACCAATCGGAAATTAAGCTCCGTAGAGAGCTCAAAATGTATCGTATATAACTATATACTCTAACattaatatatgtatgtatagttgtgtgtgtatatatatatatatatatatatatatgatggaTCGTTGGATCCTATGTATGAAGGAATGAATCTGAAGAATGGTGTTCAAGAATCCAAAGAAAAGGGAGTGTTCAACAGATCATAGGGTGCCCAAAGCGCGTCCAAAGGGCAGGGTCTGTTAGCGTCCAATCGAACCCAGGGTTTACCTTTGCCACTCCAATGCAGGAGACTAACAGGGCCAGGGTGGAGATCTCTGCAGAGTCCACGGAAGTTATCACCGCCGAGACCGTGCTGGTTCCACCTGTGATCGACGGAAGCGATGTTGCCAGCAAAGACAAGCAAGAAGGGAGGGAGAGAACCCAAGTCGTAGATTCTCATCCTCTTCTGCAGCTCCATCCATTCCTCGATTTTGGTGGTGTAATCTCCCTCTCGCCATCGCTCCAAATCGATGACCATCACCCCCGTGTTGAAGTAGCAGGGCTTCCTATCAGCGAAGGTGAGCGAGAGCGAGGGGTTGGACCAGAACATCGGGGTGAAATACGCGGTGAAGTTGGCGTTGCAGTATTCGGGGGCAGCAAGGACCGCCTTGTCCCCCAACGGGGTGTCTGCCAGCTTGGCAATGTCGTCGACGAGGATAAGGTCGGAGTCCAAGTACACCACGCGCCGCACGCAGAGTGGAAGGAGGTTGGGCAAGTAGGAGCGTGCGTAATTCAAGGGGCAATCGAGCGCTGAGCGAATGGAGGTGGAGATGAGTCCCGAGACTTGGGAGTCGTCGAAGGTGTAGAGGTGGAAGTTGAGGTAGGGGAAGGAGTTGGATATGGCGGCGCGTAGGAGGGACGCGCTGGAGGAGCAGACGAAGTGAAAGAAAATGTTTTGCGGGCAGGAGGAGTGTTGGAGGACGGAAAGGATCGCCGCCATGGATCCCCGGATGTATGTTGTGTCGAGTGTCATTGCCACGTGGACTACTTCCTCGGAACATATGTAGGTGTCGGCGTTTTGATGGTTGTTAAGGTTGTCTTGGGTGTCGGTGATGGAGGCGCAGTCTGGGGAGTTGTAGAATTCGGGGGCTTCTTTGAATTGATGGATGAGGGTGGTGGTTGATTTGGCGTCATTGGGTAGTGAGAAGAGGGAGAGAATGAGAAAGAATAGGAGTGGtgattgatttgattttggtCTTCTGGGCTTTAATTTCATAGTTGTGTTTGGAGAAAGGGATGAATGAATATTGTTGAAGAACGAATGAAGAATATAAGGAGAGGAATTTGGTATAGTGGGTGAGTTCACATACGTCGTGGATGGTTTTGTAGCATTTTCAGGCTTAGGATATTGGGTCCCTCTTTCTTAAAGTCTGAACTTCCTTCGTGTCTCAGTTACTTCTCTTCTTCCACGCAAATTTAACCCATTCAGGAACTCAACC
This Vigna angularis cultivar LongXiaoDou No.4 chromosome 4, ASM1680809v1, whole genome shotgun sequence DNA region includes the following protein-coding sequences:
- the LOC108341981 gene encoding probable galacturonosyltransferase-like 1; the protein is MKLKPRRPKSNQSPLLFFLILSLFSLPNDAKSTTTLIHQFKEAPEFYNSPDCASITDTQDNLNNHQNADTYICSEEVVHVAMTLDTTYIRGSMAAILSVLQHSSCPQNIFFHFVCSSSASLLRAAISNSFPYLNFHLYTFDDSQVSGLISTSIRSALDCPLNYARSYLPNLLPLCVRRVVYLDSDLILVDDIAKLADTPLGDKAVLAAPEYCNANFTAYFTPMFWSNPSLSLTFADRKPCYFNTGVMVIDLERWREGDYTTKIEEWMELQKRMRIYDLGSLPPFLLVFAGNIASVDHRWNQHGLGGDNFRGLCRDLHPGPVSLLHWSGKGKPWVRLDANRPCPLDALWAPYDLLNTPFSLDS